Proteins from a single region of Natrinema salifodinae:
- a CDS encoding helix-turn-helix domain-containing protein: MKYLDVRLSQPDRMLHPMQRFIREGDAVRYEELRAWNIAAPADGLEYELFYAEADRDAYVDAIEAVDSVRWYDLTPIDDGSFYVYICQETRPEDVRWRRAFAALNLVVVPPVVYDAEAAFEMTVVGAGEDLRAMLDGLPDAIDVTVRAIGEYDRRHAPVSGELTERQLEAVAAAVDVGYYEIPREGGVSAVADELDCAPSTAATLLQKAQARVMRRLVRRRGRSSARAQSGNEPFSDE; this comes from the coding sequence ATGAAGTACCTCGACGTGCGCCTCTCCCAGCCCGACCGCATGCTCCATCCCATGCAGCGGTTCATCCGCGAGGGGGACGCGGTCCGGTACGAGGAGCTCCGGGCCTGGAACATCGCCGCGCCCGCGGACGGCCTCGAGTACGAACTGTTCTACGCCGAGGCCGACCGCGACGCGTACGTCGACGCCATCGAGGCCGTCGACTCCGTTCGGTGGTACGATCTCACGCCGATCGACGACGGCTCGTTTTACGTCTACATCTGTCAGGAGACCCGTCCGGAAGACGTCCGCTGGCGCCGGGCGTTCGCCGCTCTGAACCTCGTCGTCGTGCCGCCGGTGGTCTACGACGCCGAGGCCGCGTTCGAGATGACCGTCGTCGGCGCCGGCGAGGACCTGCGGGCGATGCTCGACGGCCTTCCCGACGCCATCGACGTCACCGTCCGGGCGATCGGCGAGTACGATCGCCGCCACGCGCCGGTAAGCGGCGAGCTCACCGAGCGCCAGCTCGAGGCCGTCGCGGCCGCGGTCGACGTCGGTTACTACGAGATCCCGCGTGAGGGCGGCGTCAGCGCCGTCGCCGACGAATTGGACTGCGCACCGAGCACCGCCGCGACGCTCCTCCAGAAGGCACAGGCCCGAGTCATGCGTCGCCTGGTCCGCCGACGCGGACGTAGCAGCGCTCGCGCCCAGTCCGGAAACGAGCCGTTCTCGGACGAGTAA
- a CDS encoding methyltransferase family protein, which translates to MSDAATLAAFAAGVGLGLTNLAGIVASALGLVDYWPPGERDWQYYTHWSISHGLNVVVLALTSLDWNGLGLPRGPSLVAGAALFVAGYAVAIAAGLDLGVEETKGLAGELRTGGWYRYSRNPQYVGYVAATIGFALVANSALVAVVCAIYLAWWLALPFAEEPWLRERYGDDYERYADRVPRFLGRRTVRALVDRDAPTASK; encoded by the coding sequence ATGAGCGACGCCGCGACGCTCGCGGCGTTCGCCGCCGGCGTCGGCCTCGGCCTGACTAATCTGGCCGGAATCGTTGCCAGTGCGCTCGGCCTGGTCGACTACTGGCCGCCAGGCGAGCGGGACTGGCAATACTATACCCACTGGAGCATTTCGCACGGGCTCAACGTCGTGGTGCTCGCTCTCACCTCCCTGGACTGGAACGGGCTCGGCCTGCCGCGGGGTCCCTCGCTCGTCGCCGGCGCGGCGCTGTTCGTCGCCGGCTACGCCGTCGCGATCGCCGCCGGACTCGATCTGGGCGTCGAGGAGACGAAAGGGCTCGCCGGCGAGCTGCGGACCGGCGGCTGGTACCGCTACTCCCGAAACCCCCAATACGTCGGCTACGTCGCCGCGACGATCGGCTTCGCGCTGGTGGCGAACTCCGCGCTGGTGGCCGTCGTCTGTGCGATCTACCTGGCCTGGTGGCTCGCACTGCCGTTCGCCGAGGAACCCTGGCTTCGCGAGCGGTACGGCGACGACTACGAGCGGTACGCCGATCGGGTGCCGCGCTTTCTCGGCCGACGGACGGTCCGCGCGCTCGTCGACCGCGACGCACCGACTGCGTCGAAGTGA
- the thrS gene encoding threonine--tRNA ligase: MSESDSRADERIAVVLPDGSELEVDADATVEDCAYEIGPGLGSDTVAGKLDGELVAKEEPVYDGVELEIITDGSEEYLEVMRHSAAHCLAQAVERHYDDVDLAIGPPTDEGFYYDFDNLDVDEEDLAALEDEIEEIIAADYDIEREDVSIEEAEERLADEPYKLELLEEFADENDTVSFYTQGEWEDLCAGPHVDSTGEIGAVELLEIAGAYWRGNEENPMQTRIYGTAFDDESDLEDFLERKREAEKRDHRRIGNEMNLFSIQDVTGPGLPLYHPPGKTVLKELEGFVEDLNEDAGYDYVETPHVFKTDLWHRSGHYENYADDMFIFDVGDDEFGLKPMNCPGHAAIFQDQSWSYRDMPIRYAENGKVYRKEQRGELSGLSRVWAFTIDDGHLFVRPDQIESEVEQIMDMITDVLETFDLEYEMALATRPEKSVGSDEIWEKAESQLESVLEARDLDYEVEEGDGAFYGPKIDFAFEDAIGRDWDGPTVQLDFNMPERFDLSYVGEDNEEHRPVMIHRALYGSYERFFMMLIEHYEGRFPLWLAPEQVRVLPISDDNLDYAYEIAAEFDDFRVEVDDRDSTLERKIRAAHDDRVPYQIIVGDNEEEAGNISVRDRFEDQEYDVEIDAFKDHLAAERDEQRTDPDFLQD, translated from the coding sequence ATGTCAGAATCAGATTCACGAGCGGACGAACGGATCGCGGTCGTACTACCGGACGGCTCGGAACTCGAGGTCGACGCGGACGCGACCGTCGAGGACTGCGCCTACGAGATCGGGCCGGGCCTCGGCAGCGACACGGTCGCCGGCAAGCTCGACGGCGAGCTCGTCGCGAAAGAGGAGCCGGTCTACGACGGCGTCGAACTCGAGATCATCACCGACGGCTCCGAGGAGTACCTCGAGGTCATGCGCCACTCCGCGGCCCATTGCCTCGCCCAGGCCGTCGAGCGCCACTACGACGACGTCGACCTCGCGATCGGCCCGCCGACGGACGAAGGGTTCTACTACGACTTCGACAACTTAGACGTCGACGAGGAGGACCTCGCGGCCCTCGAAGACGAGATCGAGGAGATCATCGCGGCCGACTACGACATCGAACGCGAGGACGTCTCGATCGAGGAGGCCGAGGAACGCCTGGCCGACGAGCCCTACAAGCTCGAACTCTTAGAGGAGTTCGCCGACGAGAACGACACCGTCTCCTTCTACACGCAGGGCGAGTGGGAGGACCTCTGTGCCGGCCCCCACGTCGACTCGACGGGCGAGATCGGCGCCGTCGAACTGCTGGAGATCGCCGGCGCCTACTGGCGCGGCAACGAGGAGAACCCGATGCAGACCCGGATCTACGGGACGGCCTTCGACGACGAGAGCGACCTCGAGGACTTCTTAGAGCGCAAGCGCGAGGCCGAGAAGCGCGACCACCGCCGGATCGGCAACGAGATGAACCTCTTCTCGATCCAGGACGTCACCGGCCCCGGACTGCCGCTGTATCACCCGCCGGGGAAGACGGTCCTCAAGGAACTCGAGGGCTTCGTCGAGGACTTAAACGAGGACGCGGGCTACGACTACGTCGAGACGCCCCACGTCTTCAAGACGGACCTCTGGCACCGCTCGGGTCACTACGAGAACTACGCCGACGACATGTTCATCTTCGACGTCGGCGACGACGAGTTCGGCCTGAAGCCGATGAACTGTCCCGGCCACGCCGCCATCTTCCAGGATCAGTCCTGGAGCTACCGCGACATGCCGATCCGCTACGCGGAGAACGGCAAGGTCTATCGGAAGGAACAGCGCGGCGAGCTCTCCGGCCTCTCGCGGGTCTGGGCGTTCACCATCGACGACGGCCACCTGTTCGTCCGGCCCGACCAGATCGAGTCGGAGGTCGAGCAGATCATGGACATGATCACGGACGTCTTAGAGACGTTCGATCTCGAGTACGAGATGGCCCTCGCGACCCGCCCCGAGAAGTCGGTCGGCTCCGACGAGATCTGGGAGAAGGCCGAGTCCCAACTCGAGAGCGTCCTCGAAGCCCGCGACCTCGACTACGAGGTCGAGGAGGGCGACGGCGCGTTCTACGGGCCGAAGATCGACTTCGCGTTCGAGGACGCGATCGGGCGCGACTGGGACGGCCCGACGGTCCAGCTGGACTTCAACATGCCCGAGCGGTTCGACCTCTCCTACGTGGGCGAGGACAACGAGGAACACCGCCCCGTCATGATCCACCGCGCGCTGTACGGCAGCTACGAGCGGTTCTTCATGATGCTCATCGAGCACTACGAGGGCCGGTTCCCGCTCTGGCTCGCGCCCGAACAGGTCCGCGTGCTGCCGATCTCCGACGACAACCTCGACTACGCTTACGAGATCGCCGCGGAGTTCGACGACTTCCGCGTGGAGGTCGACGACCGCGACTCCACGCTCGAACGGAAGATCCGCGCGGCCCACGACGATCGGGTCCCCTACCAGATCATCGTCGGCGACAACGAGGAGGAGGCCGGCAACATCTCGGTCCGCGACCGCTTCGAAGACCAGGAGTACGACGTCGAGATCGACGCGTTCAAAGATCACCTCGCGGCCGAACGCGACGAGCAGCGGACGGACCCCGACTTCCTGCAGGACTGA
- a CDS encoding HAD family hydrolase, translating to MAVDAVLFDLDDTCYPYPPCNEAGKEAAWRTARELGYDFDREAFDAFYREGRRDVKRDAAETAASHDRFLYFKRALERHAGTHRSGDALAMGEAYWAAFVDELEPFPGVTETFATLADRDVDVAIVTNLTTRIQLEKLDAMGLDEYVDLLVTSEELGREKPASLMFTHPLARLDRRPSETVMVGNSIRSDIEGANAVGIETVLFNGDGDADSGGDDPASADPTLESHRKPDHRIDSFRDVLEVIR from the coding sequence ATGGCAGTCGACGCCGTCCTCTTCGACCTCGACGATACGTGCTACCCGTACCCGCCCTGCAACGAGGCGGGCAAGGAGGCCGCCTGGCGGACCGCCCGCGAATTGGGGTACGACTTCGACCGCGAGGCGTTCGACGCGTTCTACCGGGAGGGGCGCCGGGACGTGAAACGCGACGCGGCGGAGACGGCAGCCAGTCACGACCGGTTCCTCTACTTCAAGCGGGCCCTCGAGCGCCACGCGGGCACGCATCGATCCGGCGACGCGCTGGCGATGGGCGAGGCCTACTGGGCCGCCTTTGTCGACGAACTCGAACCGTTTCCGGGCGTCACGGAGACGTTCGCGACGCTCGCCGATCGGGACGTCGACGTCGCGATCGTGACCAACCTCACGACGCGGATCCAACTCGAGAAACTCGACGCGATGGGTCTCGACGAGTACGTCGATCTGCTCGTGACCTCCGAGGAGTTGGGCCGCGAGAAACCCGCCTCGCTGATGTTCACGCACCCGCTGGCGCGACTCGATCGACGCCCCTCGGAAACGGTGATGGTGGGCAACTCGATCCGCTCGGATATCGAGGGAGCGAACGCCGTCGGCATCGAGACGGTCCTGTTCAACGGCGACGGCGACGCCGATAGCGGCGGTGACGATCCTGCTAGCGCGGATCCGACTCTCGAAAGCCACCGCAAACCGGATCACCGAATCGATTCCTTCCGCGACGTGCTGGAGGTGATCCGATGA
- a CDS encoding class II aldolase/adducin family protein encodes MILEDQRQAVVERAPDLAALTPGRTGNLSVRDGRDGDAFAVTPTGVPYDGFDAEDVPIVGTDGEQLDGEMAPSSEVPMHSAIYRREDVGAIVHTHSPWATTLAVARETLPPIHYMIVAVGKRVPVAEYAPYGTDALAENIVTAMDDADATASLVENHGLVVTAPDLATALENTHHVESLARLYLQSRAAGLEPATLSEEQLETVVEKFESYGQ; translated from the coding sequence ATGATCCTCGAGGACCAACGCCAGGCGGTGGTCGAGCGCGCGCCGGACCTGGCGGCGCTGACGCCGGGCCGAACGGGGAACCTGAGCGTCCGCGACGGGCGCGACGGCGACGCCTTCGCGGTCACGCCGACCGGGGTTCCGTACGACGGGTTCGACGCCGAGGACGTCCCGATCGTCGGGACCGACGGCGAGCAGTTGGACGGCGAGATGGCCCCCAGCAGCGAGGTGCCGATGCACAGCGCCATCTACCGCCGGGAGGACGTCGGCGCGATCGTCCACACCCACTCGCCGTGGGCGACGACGCTGGCGGTCGCCCGCGAAACGCTCCCGCCGATCCACTACATGATCGTCGCGGTCGGCAAGCGCGTGCCTGTCGCCGAGTACGCCCCCTACGGGACCGACGCGCTCGCCGAGAACATCGTAACAGCGATGGACGACGCCGACGCGACGGCGTCGCTCGTCGAGAACCACGGCCTGGTCGTCACCGCGCCCGACCTCGCGACCGCCCTCGAGAACACCCACCACGTCGAGAGCCTCGCCAGGCTGTACCTCCAGTCGCGGGCGGCCGGCCTCGAGCCGGCGACGCTCTCGGAGGAGCAACTCGAGACGGTCGTCGAGAAGTTCGAGTCCTACGGGCAGTAG
- the pyrE gene encoding orotate phosphoribosyltransferase — MTNQALIDALRDADAVEFGEFELSHGGTSEYYVDKYLFETDPECLELIAEAFAERVDADDKLGGVALGGVPLAAAASVAAGVPYVIARKQRKDYGTANLIEGRLEEGEEVVVVEDIVTTGTSLVEAVEALRDAGATVERALVVVDREEGGRENVEEAGIEMESLVTASELLADRN; from the coding sequence ATGACGAACCAGGCACTCATCGACGCCCTGCGCGACGCCGACGCGGTCGAGTTCGGCGAGTTCGAGCTCTCCCACGGCGGGACCAGCGAGTACTACGTCGACAAGTACCTCTTCGAGACCGATCCCGAGTGTCTCGAGTTGATCGCCGAGGCCTTCGCCGAGCGAGTCGACGCGGACGACAAGCTCGGCGGCGTCGCCTTAGGCGGCGTGCCCCTCGCCGCGGCCGCCAGCGTCGCGGCCGGCGTCCCCTACGTCATCGCGCGCAAGCAGCGCAAGGACTACGGCACCGCCAATCTGATCGAGGGCCGCCTCGAGGAGGGCGAGGAGGTCGTCGTCGTCGAGGACATCGTGACGACGGGGACCAGCCTGGTCGAGGCCGTCGAGGCGCTCCGGGACGCGGGCGCGACCGTCGAGCGCGCCCTGGTCGTCGTCGACCGCGAGGAGGGCGGCCGCGAGAACGTCGAAGAGGCAGGCATCGAGATGGAGTCGCTGGTGACGGCGAGCGAGCTGTTGGCGGATCGGAACTGA
- a CDS encoding alpha/beta hydrolase, whose protein sequence is MTPTSADEPHPEVQEFLELYDSLDAPSFDEVSAAEARRMFEELRASGEPEIELASVEDRTIDGPRGDLPLRIYEPGTEGDERPLILYFHGGGWVIGSVDTHDGTCRKLAAESGYPVVSVDYGLAPEHPFPEGLRDCYAALEWAAEAAPDLGADPDRIAVAGDSAGGSLAAGLSLLVRDRGGPEITYQLLVYPGTGDVTKTDAYEENGEDYFLTKADMAWFRDHYFEREIDEGNVYAMPRLAHDLSELPPATVITAGFDPLRDDGAAYAERLEAAGVPVEYHHYDDVIHGFFGMITEPVDVERAHEAYEDAVADLQDALE, encoded by the coding sequence ATGACACCGACCAGCGCGGACGAACCCCATCCGGAGGTACAGGAGTTCCTCGAACTGTACGACTCGCTCGACGCGCCGTCGTTCGACGAGGTCTCGGCCGCCGAGGCCCGCCGGATGTTCGAGGAGTTGCGCGCCTCCGGCGAGCCCGAGATCGAACTTGCGAGCGTCGAGGACCGGACCATCGACGGTCCCCGCGGCGACCTTCCGCTTCGGATCTACGAGCCGGGCACCGAGGGCGACGAGCGACCCCTGATCCTTTACTTCCACGGCGGCGGCTGGGTCATCGGCAGCGTCGACACCCACGACGGCACCTGTCGGAAACTGGCCGCCGAGTCGGGGTATCCCGTCGTCAGCGTCGACTACGGCCTGGCGCCCGAACACCCCTTCCCCGAGGGGCTGCGGGACTGCTACGCCGCGCTCGAGTGGGCCGCCGAGGCCGCGCCCGATCTGGGTGCCGATCCCGACCGGATCGCCGTCGCCGGCGACAGCGCCGGCGGCAGCTTAGCGGCCGGCCTCTCGCTGCTCGTCCGGGACCGAGGCGGTCCGGAGATCACCTACCAGCTTCTGGTCTATCCCGGAACCGGCGACGTGACGAAGACGGACGCCTACGAGGAGAACGGCGAGGACTACTTCCTGACGAAAGCCGACATGGCCTGGTTCCGCGACCACTACTTCGAACGCGAGATCGACGAGGGGAACGTCTACGCGATGCCCAGACTCGCACACGACCTTTCGGAGCTGCCGCCGGCGACGGTCATCACGGCCGGGTTCGATCCGCTGCGAGACGACGGGGCGGCCTACGCCGAGCGATTGGAGGCGGCCGGCGTGCCCGTCGAGTACCACCATTACGACGATGTGATCCACGGCTTCTTCGGAATGATCACCGAGCCGGTGGACGTAGAGCGCGCGCACGAAGCCTACGAGGACGCCGTCGCGGATCTGCAAGACGCGCTGGAGTAG
- a CDS encoding CDP-2,3-bis-(O-geranylgeranyl)-sn-glycerol synthase yields MAVLETVAIAFWAMLPAYVPNNAAVLAGGGRPIDGGRTWGDRRVLGDGKTWRGTAMGILAGVALATVLTLVADGVGAALGFDVPAFTPLAAIGLAAGAMLGDILASFLKRRTGRQRGAMFPGLDQLDFVVVSLPLTALLATDWFRTWFTLDVILVVVVLTPILHVTTNMIAYKLGLKNEPW; encoded by the coding sequence ATGGCAGTACTCGAGACAGTCGCGATCGCGTTCTGGGCGATGTTGCCCGCCTACGTCCCCAACAACGCCGCGGTGTTGGCCGGCGGTGGCCGACCGATCGACGGCGGCCGGACGTGGGGGGACAGACGGGTGCTCGGCGACGGGAAGACCTGGCGCGGCACGGCGATGGGAATCCTCGCGGGCGTCGCGCTCGCGACGGTCCTGACGCTCGTCGCGGACGGCGTCGGCGCCGCGCTCGGGTTCGACGTGCCGGCGTTCACGCCGCTCGCGGCGATCGGCCTGGCCGCCGGCGCCATGCTGGGCGACATCCTGGCCTCGTTCCTCAAGCGCCGGACCGGCCGCCAGCGCGGCGCGATGTTCCCCGGACTCGACCAACTCGACTTCGTCGTCGTCTCCCTGCCGCTGACCGCGTTGCTGGCGACCGACTGGTTCCGGACCTGGTTTACCCTCGACGTCATCCTCGTCGTCGTCGTGCTCACGCCGATACTGCACGTGACGACGAACATGATCGCGTACAAGCTCGGGCTGAAGAACGAGCCCTGGTAG
- a CDS encoding M24 family metallopeptidase, producing the protein MSRAIFDESEYERRVSRTKERLREADLDAIVVADPANMNYLTGYDGWSFYVHQAVVVTPDRDEPIWIGRGMDAGGAQATTHLAEESIRAYSDDHVHSPSDLHPMDYVAGVLEELDVADGRIGLEMDAATFSAKSYTRLRKNLPEAAFEDATLLVGWLRITKSERELEYMRQAARISENAMRAGLETIEDGVPEYEAAAAIYEQLITGAEEYGGDYPSIVPLMPSGEHTGTPHLTWTDRRFEEGDPVIIELSGCRHRYHSPLARTTFVGDPPAELEHTAEVVVEGIEAALDAVEPGVTCEAVEKAWRETIARYDIEKEDRIGYSMGLGYPPDWGEHTASIRPGDETVLEEDMTFHMIPGIWTEEVGMEISETFRVTGSGAETLADFPRRLFTA; encoded by the coding sequence ATGTCACGTGCCATCTTCGACGAGAGCGAGTACGAACGCCGGGTCTCGCGGACGAAAGAGCGATTACGCGAGGCGGACCTCGACGCCATCGTCGTCGCCGACCCCGCGAACATGAACTACTTGACGGGCTACGACGGCTGGTCGTTCTACGTCCACCAGGCCGTCGTGGTCACGCCCGACCGCGACGAACCGATCTGGATTGGCCGCGGAATGGACGCGGGTGGCGCGCAGGCGACGACCCACCTCGCCGAGGAGAGCATCCGCGCGTACAGCGACGACCACGTCCACTCGCCGTCCGATCTCCACCCAATGGACTACGTCGCGGGCGTGCTCGAGGAACTGGACGTCGCCGACGGCCGGATCGGCCTCGAGATGGACGCCGCCACCTTCTCCGCGAAATCGTACACGCGCCTGCGGAAGAACCTCCCCGAGGCTGCGTTCGAGGACGCGACGCTGCTGGTCGGCTGGCTCCGGATCACGAAGTCCGAACGGGAACTCGAGTACATGCGCCAGGCGGCCCGGATCTCCGAGAACGCGATGCGGGCGGGCCTGGAGACGATCGAGGACGGCGTGCCGGAGTACGAGGCCGCGGCCGCGATCTACGAGCAGTTGATCACCGGCGCCGAGGAGTACGGCGGCGACTACCCCTCGATCGTCCCGCTGATGCCCTCCGGCGAGCACACGGGCACGCCGCACCTGACCTGGACTGACCGGCGGTTCGAGGAGGGCGACCCGGTCATCATCGAGCTTTCGGGCTGTCGCCACCGATACCATTCGCCGCTGGCCCGCACGACGTTCGTCGGCGACCCGCCCGCGGAACTCGAGCACACCGCCGAGGTCGTCGTCGAGGGGATCGAGGCCGCGCTCGATGCCGTCGAACCCGGCGTCACCTGCGAGGCCGTCGAGAAAGCCTGGCGGGAGACGATCGCGCGGTACGACATCGAAAAGGAGGACCGCATCGGCTACTCGATGGGTCTGGGTTACCCACCGGACTGGGGCGAACACACCGCGAGCATCCGGCCGGGCGACGAGACCGTCCTCGAGGAGGACATGACCTTCCACATGATCCCCGGCATCTGGACCGAGGAGGTCGGCATGGAGATCAGCGAGACGTTCCGCGTCACCGGCAGCGGCGCGGAGACGCTAGCCGACTTCCCGCGGCGGCTGTTTACCGCGTGA
- a CDS encoding DUF502 domain-containing protein yields MGSWKREFASGLILLGPILITLYVVYRITALVTGVTPLVLFDDGTLGGLVAHEPTRSLLVAGLRVVLPLCVVALVTLGAGVLTRTTIGDVFARSVDGLANRVPGLRIVYNASKVTAETTLGEGETLQSAVRVESWDGLQMTAFKTGRVTDDGREVVFIPTSPNISSGFVAEVEPERVTETDEGLEEALTRVLSGGFAEADAPSTTGTAGDANRSDDSSGENGTAVSFDADENEPGPEE; encoded by the coding sequence ATGGGGTCGTGGAAGCGGGAATTCGCGAGCGGGCTCATCCTGCTCGGGCCGATACTCATCACGCTGTACGTCGTGTATCGAATCACGGCACTGGTCACCGGCGTCACGCCGCTGGTCCTGTTCGACGACGGCACACTGGGCGGCCTGGTCGCCCACGAGCCGACCCGCTCGCTGCTCGTCGCCGGTCTCCGCGTCGTCCTTCCGCTCTGCGTTGTCGCGCTGGTGACGCTCGGCGCCGGCGTGCTCACGCGGACGACGATCGGCGACGTCTTCGCGCGGAGCGTCGACGGCCTGGCGAACCGGGTTCCCGGGTTGCGAATCGTCTACAACGCGTCGAAAGTTACCGCCGAGACTACGCTCGGCGAGGGTGAGACGCTCCAGTCGGCCGTCAGGGTCGAGAGCTGGGACGGCCTCCAGATGACGGCGTTCAAGACCGGCCGCGTCACCGACGACGGCCGCGAGGTGGTCTTTATTCCCACGTCGCCGAACATCAGTTCGGGCTTCGTCGCCGAGGTCGAGCCCGAGCGGGTCACCGAAACCGACGAGGGGCTCGAGGAAGCGTTAACGCGGGTCTTGAGCGGCGGGTTCGCCGAAGCCGACGCCCCCAGTACCACCGGAACCGCCGGCGACGCGAACCGGTCCGACGACTCGTCCGGGGAAAACGGAACGGCGGTTTCCTTCGACGCGGACGAGAACGAGCCGGGACCGGAGGAGTGA
- a CDS encoding NAD(P)-dependent oxidoreductase translates to MSTNPANPDIVVLREGTEGLSMESYAETLRERLPDRTVALARTPAEERELVERARVATGISIEEDRLERAERLELFACTFAGTDHLPTDALAERGVAVTNAGGIHAPGIAEQTIGNMLVFARRLHEGWRRKQNGEWRHFQSHEFTDSTVTIVGLGSIGQAVVQRLEGFEVETIGIRYTPEKGGPTDEVLGFEAEDVHEAFARSDYVVLACPLNDLTCGLVGEAELATLPPTAVVVNAARGGIVDTDALVAALQSNKIRGAALDVTDPEPLPNDHPLWDLENCLITPHTGGHTPKHWDRLADIVAHNVEALATGDDLENAVRRPESD, encoded by the coding sequence ATGAGCACGAATCCAGCGAACCCGGATATCGTCGTCCTGCGAGAGGGGACGGAGGGACTGTCGATGGAGTCGTACGCCGAGACGCTGCGCGAGCGGCTGCCCGACCGAACGGTCGCGCTCGCGCGGACGCCGGCGGAGGAACGCGAACTCGTCGAACGGGCGCGGGTCGCGACGGGCATCTCGATCGAGGAAGACCGCCTCGAGCGCGCCGAGCGGCTCGAACTGTTCGCGTGTACCTTCGCCGGCACCGATCACCTCCCGACGGACGCCCTGGCCGAGCGCGGGGTCGCCGTGACCAACGCGGGCGGGATCCACGCGCCCGGCATCGCCGAGCAGACGATCGGCAACATGCTCGTCTTCGCCCGCCGGCTCCACGAGGGCTGGCGCCGCAAGCAAAACGGCGAGTGGCGCCACTTCCAATCCCACGAGTTCACCGACAGCACCGTCACGATCGTCGGCCTCGGCTCGATCGGCCAGGCGGTCGTCCAACGGCTCGAGGGCTTCGAGGTCGAGACGATCGGCATCCGCTACACGCCCGAGAAGGGTGGCCCGACCGACGAGGTACTCGGCTTCGAGGCGGAGGACGTCCACGAGGCCTTCGCCCGCAGCGACTACGTCGTCCTCGCCTGTCCGCTCAACGACCTGACCTGCGGCCTCGTCGGCGAGGCGGAGTTAGCGACGCTCCCACCGACCGCCGTCGTCGTCAACGCGGCCCGCGGCGGGATCGTCGACACCGACGCGCTCGTCGCTGCATTGCAATCGAACAAGATTCGCGGGGCCGCCCTCGACGTCACCGACCCCGAACCGCTCCCGAACGACCACCCGCTCTGGGACCTCGAGAACTGCCTGATCACGCCCCACACCGGCGGCCACACGCCCAAGCACTGGGACCGCCTGGCGGACATCGTCGCGCACAACGTCGAGGCGCTCGCGACCGGCGACGACCTCGAGAACGCGGTTCGCCGGCCGGAATCGGACTGA